A window from Neodiprion fabricii isolate iyNeoFabr1 chromosome 2, iyNeoFabr1.1, whole genome shotgun sequence encodes these proteins:
- the LOC124176354 gene encoding importin-4-like isoform X2, producing MEKVLEKLLVADNAIIKQGTIELRDAFKNPECIGLLVAVVVESPKPQIRQYAAVLMRKRLSKGKHWAKLSPEVKASFKDAMLKRLLNEQETSVRKSIAQLIGTVIKHELGNNGWPEVLQFVQQSVTSENLADKEIGMYTLSTMTEVAPQAYLPHAQSVVFLLENTLNGLQDLGHPVAFYVLLTLTHLVPLVEGNQPMVNSYHQMMPRIISVIQALAVTNEEQAVEAFELLDELCEQAMDVISPHVKALVSLCLTLGANKTLDDALRVKAVGFMGWLAKTKKKAFVKHRLVEPVIDMLFNLMAEPPTDESDEAYFCDNVDDSTPMTCATQTLDLLALHLPPEKLIPYVLQHIEPGLQGSNMYSKKASYLAMAVLAEGCSEFIRSKYLESFLRCICGGITSTEPVVRNAALFALGQFAEHLQPEISQYASELLPVLFEYLGHVCSHMQLQNNSKSPPVDRMFYALEVFCENLNEGLLPYLPILMECLFKALQTPNADIHVRELALSAIGAAANASKENMIPYFQTIVENLRGYLTEKQSTETMCLQIQAVDTLGVLARTIGDDHFRPLAEESLNLGMKLMTENDDPDLKKCVYGLFASISSVLKQGLGAVLPRIVEPMIHSIQSAEGIVPHFKDDENTAFPVYEDASETEEEEDIENTDNEDDYDDLAGYVVENSYVEEKEEAILALKEIAKNTGEAYLPYLERSFEEIFKLINYPQEDIRKAAIEALLQFCISFSKINTNEGKVATQKALSVFVPKLAELIRLDEECIIAIAALDAYSELLKELKSDVLIQDGHKDAIINCITEVMTGKTECQDQDETDGDETEAEQDELLIECAGDVLPSFGKAMKPEDFLLYFQALLPLFLAKLNKTEAQRSFGIGTISECLSALGPTVANFVPQLLPRLLKLSTDPNAEVRNNAIYGIGELALHGKEAVYPRYPEILQTLSEAIGTETHGGTRDNIVGAIARLIITNPTIVPLEQVFPVFVGQLPLREDFEENKAVFKSVMVLYENGHDVIKNHIPSLLKVAVSIVHEGRAMDDECKEIVTKFLRVTQADFPTQWNELLASLPPEVRAGFQ from the exons ATGGAGAAAGTTCTGGAGAAGCTATTGGTCGCCGACAACGCGATAATCAAACAG GGTACGATCGAGCTAAGGGACGCCTTCAAAAACCCAGAATGCATTGGATTACTGGTCGCAGTTGTAGTTGAGTCGCCCAAACCCCAG ATAAGACAGTACGCGGCCGTTTTGATGAGAAAACGTTTGAGCAAAGGGAAACATTGGGCCAAGCTTTCTCCGGAAGTAAAAGCTAGCTTTAAGGACGCGATGCTTAAG CGGCTTCTCAACGAACAAGAAACCTCCGTAAGAAAATCGATCGCCCAACTGATCGGTACGGTGATCAAGCACGAACTTGGCAATAACGGATGGCCGGAAGTACTGCAGTTCGTTCAACAATCCGTAACGAGCGAAAATCTCGCCGATAAGGAG ATCGGCATGTACACTTTGTCGACAATGACTGAGGTAGCGCCACAAGCATACCTGCCGCATGCCCAGTCTGTGGTCTTCCTCTTGGAAAACACACTGAACGGGCTTCAGGACTTGGGACATCCTGTAGCGTTCTACGTTCTACTGACGCTAACACACCTGGTGCCACTAGTAGAAGGAAACCAACCC ATGGTAAACTCTTATCACCAAATGATGCCTCGGATAATTAGCGTTATTCAGGCACTCGCAGTTACCAATGAAGAACAGGCAGTCGAGGCCTTCGAGTTGCTGGATGAACTCTGCGAACAGGCGATGGATGTAATTTCCCCCCATGTCAAGGCTCTCGTCAGCCTATGTTTGACCCTTGGCGCAAACAAGACGCTAGACGACGCACTTAGAGTCAAGGCAGTTGGGTTTATGGGCTGGCTAGCGAAGACTAAAAAGAAGGCATTCGTCAAACACAGACTGGTCGAACCTGTCATTG acATGTTGTTCAACTTAATGGCTGAACCGCCCACGGATGAATCCGACGAAGCTTACTTTTGCGATAATGTTGATGACAGTACACCAATGACTTGTGCGACACAAACCCTAGACCTTCTAGCTCTGCACCTTCCACCAGAAAAATTAATCCCTTATGTT TTGCAGCACATTGAGCCGGGACTTCAAGGATCGAACATGTATTCTAAAAAGGCGTCGTACCTCGCGATGGCAGTGCTAGCCGAGGGATGTTCAGAATTCATTCGATCAAAGTACCTCGAGTCGTTTTTGAGGTGCATTTGTGGTGGAATCACGAGTACAGAACCGGTAGTTCGCAATGCTGCATTGTTTGCACTGGGTCAATTCGCGGAACATCTGCAGCCCGAGATTAGTCAATACGCTTCTGAGCTGCTCCCAGTTCTGTTCGAGTACTTGGGACACGTATGCTCTCACATGCAGTTGCAAAACAACAGCAAGTCCCCACCGGTCGACAGAATGTTCTACGCCCTAGAAGTTTtctgtgaaaatttaaatgagGGACTTTTGCCTTATCTTCCGATACTTATGGAGTGCCTTTTCAAAGCCCTACAAACACCTAATGCCGATATACACGTCAGGGAACTGGCCCTCAGCGCCATAGGAGCAGCCGCAAATGCTAGCAAAGAAAATATGATTCCATATTTTCAGACGATCGTTGAAAACCTCCGCGGATATCTCACGGAGAAACAGAGTACAGAAACTATGTGCTTGCAGATTCAAGCCGTAG ATACCCTGGGAGTGCTGGCGAGAACGATAGGCGACGATCATTTCCGACCGCTAGCCGAAGAGTCTTTGAATCTCGGAATGAAATTGATGACCGAAaacgatgatcctgatttgaaaaaatgtgtttaCGGTTTGTTCGCGTCGATTAGTTCGGTATTGAAACAAGGCCTGGGTGCAGTTCTGCCACGAATCGTCGAACCCATGATACATAGCATACAAAGCGCAGAGGGAATTGTG CCACACTTCAAGGATGATGAAAATACCGCGTTTCCAGTTTACGAGGATGCAAGTGAgacggaagaagaagaggacaTTGAAAATACCGACAACGAGGACGATTACGATGACTTAGCCGGCTACGTAGTCGAAAATTCCTACGTTGAGGAAAAGGAGGAGGCAATCCTCGCGTTGAAAGAGATTGCTAAGAACACGGG AGAAGCGTATTTGCCATACTTGGAAAGAtcgtttgaagaaattttcaaactcatcAACTACCCACAAGAGGATATCAGAAAGGCCGCGATTGAGGCCCTGCTACAATTCTGCATAAGTTTTTCAAAGATAAATACAAACGAGGGCAAAGTAGCCACGCAAAAGGCACTCTCGGTATTTGTACCAAAGTTGGCGGAGCTCATTAGATTAGACGAAGAATGCATCATAGCCATCGCTGCGCTTGACGCTTATTCCGAACTCCTCAAAGAATTAAAATCTGACGTTCTCATTCAGGACGGTCACAAAGATGCGATTATAAACTGTATTACTGAAGTCATGACGG GTAAAACCGAATGTCAGGACCAAGATGAGACAGATGGCGACGAGACCGAAGCCGAACAAGACGAGCTATTAATTGAATGCGCCGGCGACGTTTTACCAAGTTTTGGTAAAGCCATGAAGCCAGAAGATTTCCTTCTCTACTTCCAAGCACTGCTTCCTCTTTTCCTAGCCAAATTG AACAAAACGGAGGCGCAAAGATCATTCGGTATCGGTACAATATCCGAGTGTCTCTCAGCCCTGGGACCGACAGTAGCAAACTTCGTGCCGCAACTCCTGCCAAGGCTGCTAAAACTATCGACAGACCCAAACGCTGAGGTTCGAAACAACGCGATTTACGGAATCGGAGAACTAGCGTTACATGGAAAGGAAGCCGTCTACCC ACGTTACCCGGAAATTCTTCAAACGCTTTCGGAAGCGATAGGGACAGAGACTCATGGAGGAACACGTGACAACATCGTCGGTGCGATCGCGCGCCTTATCATAACGAATCCCACCATCGTACCACTGGAGCAGGTATTCCCAGTTTTCGTAGGGCAGCTGCCTCTTCGCGAAGACTTTGAGGAGAACAAGGCGGTGTTCAAGAGCGTGATGGTGCTCTACGAGAACGGACATGACGTTATCAAAAACCACATTCCGAGTCTCCTCAAAGTAGCGGTGAGCATCGTTCACGAGGGCAGAGCAATGGACGACG AATGCAAAGAGATCGTGACGAAATTTCTAAGGGTAACACAAGCCGATTTCCCGACCCAATGGAACGAATTATTGGCTAGTCTTCCGCCGGAAGTAAGAGCCGGTTTTCAGTAA
- the LOC124176354 gene encoding importin-4-like isoform X1, with protein sequence MEKVLEKLLVADNAIIKQGTIELRDAFKNPECIGLLVAVVVESPKPQIRQYAAVLMRKRLSKGKHWAKLSPEVKASFKDAMLKRLLNEQETSVRKSIAQLIGTVIKHELGNNGWPEVLQFVQQSVTSENLADKEIGMYTLSTMTEVAPQAYLPHAQSVVFLLENTLNGLQDLGHPVAFYVLLTLTHLVPLVEGNQPMVNSYHQMMPRIISVIQALAVTNEEQAVEAFELLDELCEQAMDVISPHVKALVSLCLTLGANKTLDDALRVKAVGFMGWLAKTKKKAFVKHRLVEPVIDMLFNLMAEPPTDESDEAYFCDNVDDSTPMTCATQTLDLLALHLPPEKLIPYVLQHIEPGLQGSNMYSKKASYLAMAVLAEGCSEFIRSKYLESFLRCICGGITSTEPVVRNAALFALGQFAEHLQPEISQYASELLPVLFEYLGHVCSHMQLQNNSKSPPVDRMFYALEVFCENLNEGLLPYLPILMECLFKALQTPNADIHVRELALSAIGAAANASKENMIPYFQTIVENLRGYLTEKQSTETMCLQIQAVDTLGVLARTIGDDHFRPLAEESLNLGMKLMTENDDPDLKKCVYGLFASISSVLKQGLGAVLPRIVEPMIHSIQSAEGIVPHFKDDENTAFPVYEDASETEEEEDIENTDNEDDYDDLAGYVVENSYVEEKEEAILALKEIAKNTGEAYLPYLERSFEEIFKLINYPQEDIRKAAIEALLQFCISFSKINTNEGKVATQKALSVFVPKLAELIRLDEECIIAIAALDAYSELLKELKSDVLIQDGHKDAIINCITEVMTGKTECQDQDETDGDETEAEQDELLIECAGDVLPSFGKAMKPEDFLLYFQALLPLFLAKLQKNKTEAQRSFGIGTISECLSALGPTVANFVPQLLPRLLKLSTDPNAEVRNNAIYGIGELALHGKEAVYPRYPEILQTLSEAIGTETHGGTRDNIVGAIARLIITNPTIVPLEQVFPVFVGQLPLREDFEENKAVFKSVMVLYENGHDVIKNHIPSLLKVAVSIVHEGRAMDDECKEIVTKFLRVTQADFPTQWNELLASLPPEVRAGFQ encoded by the exons ATGGAGAAAGTTCTGGAGAAGCTATTGGTCGCCGACAACGCGATAATCAAACAG GGTACGATCGAGCTAAGGGACGCCTTCAAAAACCCAGAATGCATTGGATTACTGGTCGCAGTTGTAGTTGAGTCGCCCAAACCCCAG ATAAGACAGTACGCGGCCGTTTTGATGAGAAAACGTTTGAGCAAAGGGAAACATTGGGCCAAGCTTTCTCCGGAAGTAAAAGCTAGCTTTAAGGACGCGATGCTTAAG CGGCTTCTCAACGAACAAGAAACCTCCGTAAGAAAATCGATCGCCCAACTGATCGGTACGGTGATCAAGCACGAACTTGGCAATAACGGATGGCCGGAAGTACTGCAGTTCGTTCAACAATCCGTAACGAGCGAAAATCTCGCCGATAAGGAG ATCGGCATGTACACTTTGTCGACAATGACTGAGGTAGCGCCACAAGCATACCTGCCGCATGCCCAGTCTGTGGTCTTCCTCTTGGAAAACACACTGAACGGGCTTCAGGACTTGGGACATCCTGTAGCGTTCTACGTTCTACTGACGCTAACACACCTGGTGCCACTAGTAGAAGGAAACCAACCC ATGGTAAACTCTTATCACCAAATGATGCCTCGGATAATTAGCGTTATTCAGGCACTCGCAGTTACCAATGAAGAACAGGCAGTCGAGGCCTTCGAGTTGCTGGATGAACTCTGCGAACAGGCGATGGATGTAATTTCCCCCCATGTCAAGGCTCTCGTCAGCCTATGTTTGACCCTTGGCGCAAACAAGACGCTAGACGACGCACTTAGAGTCAAGGCAGTTGGGTTTATGGGCTGGCTAGCGAAGACTAAAAAGAAGGCATTCGTCAAACACAGACTGGTCGAACCTGTCATTG acATGTTGTTCAACTTAATGGCTGAACCGCCCACGGATGAATCCGACGAAGCTTACTTTTGCGATAATGTTGATGACAGTACACCAATGACTTGTGCGACACAAACCCTAGACCTTCTAGCTCTGCACCTTCCACCAGAAAAATTAATCCCTTATGTT TTGCAGCACATTGAGCCGGGACTTCAAGGATCGAACATGTATTCTAAAAAGGCGTCGTACCTCGCGATGGCAGTGCTAGCCGAGGGATGTTCAGAATTCATTCGATCAAAGTACCTCGAGTCGTTTTTGAGGTGCATTTGTGGTGGAATCACGAGTACAGAACCGGTAGTTCGCAATGCTGCATTGTTTGCACTGGGTCAATTCGCGGAACATCTGCAGCCCGAGATTAGTCAATACGCTTCTGAGCTGCTCCCAGTTCTGTTCGAGTACTTGGGACACGTATGCTCTCACATGCAGTTGCAAAACAACAGCAAGTCCCCACCGGTCGACAGAATGTTCTACGCCCTAGAAGTTTtctgtgaaaatttaaatgagGGACTTTTGCCTTATCTTCCGATACTTATGGAGTGCCTTTTCAAAGCCCTACAAACACCTAATGCCGATATACACGTCAGGGAACTGGCCCTCAGCGCCATAGGAGCAGCCGCAAATGCTAGCAAAGAAAATATGATTCCATATTTTCAGACGATCGTTGAAAACCTCCGCGGATATCTCACGGAGAAACAGAGTACAGAAACTATGTGCTTGCAGATTCAAGCCGTAG ATACCCTGGGAGTGCTGGCGAGAACGATAGGCGACGATCATTTCCGACCGCTAGCCGAAGAGTCTTTGAATCTCGGAATGAAATTGATGACCGAAaacgatgatcctgatttgaaaaaatgtgtttaCGGTTTGTTCGCGTCGATTAGTTCGGTATTGAAACAAGGCCTGGGTGCAGTTCTGCCACGAATCGTCGAACCCATGATACATAGCATACAAAGCGCAGAGGGAATTGTG CCACACTTCAAGGATGATGAAAATACCGCGTTTCCAGTTTACGAGGATGCAAGTGAgacggaagaagaagaggacaTTGAAAATACCGACAACGAGGACGATTACGATGACTTAGCCGGCTACGTAGTCGAAAATTCCTACGTTGAGGAAAAGGAGGAGGCAATCCTCGCGTTGAAAGAGATTGCTAAGAACACGGG AGAAGCGTATTTGCCATACTTGGAAAGAtcgtttgaagaaattttcaaactcatcAACTACCCACAAGAGGATATCAGAAAGGCCGCGATTGAGGCCCTGCTACAATTCTGCATAAGTTTTTCAAAGATAAATACAAACGAGGGCAAAGTAGCCACGCAAAAGGCACTCTCGGTATTTGTACCAAAGTTGGCGGAGCTCATTAGATTAGACGAAGAATGCATCATAGCCATCGCTGCGCTTGACGCTTATTCCGAACTCCTCAAAGAATTAAAATCTGACGTTCTCATTCAGGACGGTCACAAAGATGCGATTATAAACTGTATTACTGAAGTCATGACGG GTAAAACCGAATGTCAGGACCAAGATGAGACAGATGGCGACGAGACCGAAGCCGAACAAGACGAGCTATTAATTGAATGCGCCGGCGACGTTTTACCAAGTTTTGGTAAAGCCATGAAGCCAGAAGATTTCCTTCTCTACTTCCAAGCACTGCTTCCTCTTTTCCTAGCCAAATTG CAAAAGAACAAAACGGAGGCGCAAAGATCATTCGGTATCGGTACAATATCCGAGTGTCTCTCAGCCCTGGGACCGACAGTAGCAAACTTCGTGCCGCAACTCCTGCCAAGGCTGCTAAAACTATCGACAGACCCAAACGCTGAGGTTCGAAACAACGCGATTTACGGAATCGGAGAACTAGCGTTACATGGAAAGGAAGCCGTCTACCC ACGTTACCCGGAAATTCTTCAAACGCTTTCGGAAGCGATAGGGACAGAGACTCATGGAGGAACACGTGACAACATCGTCGGTGCGATCGCGCGCCTTATCATAACGAATCCCACCATCGTACCACTGGAGCAGGTATTCCCAGTTTTCGTAGGGCAGCTGCCTCTTCGCGAAGACTTTGAGGAGAACAAGGCGGTGTTCAAGAGCGTGATGGTGCTCTACGAGAACGGACATGACGTTATCAAAAACCACATTCCGAGTCTCCTCAAAGTAGCGGTGAGCATCGTTCACGAGGGCAGAGCAATGGACGACG AATGCAAAGAGATCGTGACGAAATTTCTAAGGGTAACACAAGCCGATTTCCCGACCCAATGGAACGAATTATTGGCTAGTCTTCCGCCGGAAGTAAGAGCCGGTTTTCAGTAA